In Nitrospirota bacterium, a single genomic region encodes these proteins:
- a CDS encoding ATP-binding protein — protein MRIINVFERLRLQSKFILITTLAIILLMGILGYVSVEHDRALLYREVERQSKQLGETLAIPILNDLIYERLGLVEEGGLRDNYIMEIFNRHDLDILYLVVIDKDGRVISHNDITEYGKIYSDPLTEKAFSSENTIIQRFASKGHAALDIGVPLSIGKKRWGTLKIGVSLEEVENKVIATIHEIVLLTLVLVAIGFSLILLLTRGFINPITQLARTMEQTGCENLDVKVNVKGHDELAMLGERFNSMIERLQQAREELMKTDEKLIQSAKLASIGTLASGVAHEINNPLAGLFNCVEMLKQNDGNPELRERYLGLIKEGLDRIEITVSKLLWMPRKSEHALRDVNVLDAVDSIYPFLEFKLQKDNVKFVNEIPHDLQVTVDLHDFQQMMMNLMINAVQAMQNGGRLTVRGHQDDGSIKIDVLDTGTGIAPEDVGSIFDPFFTTKPTGEGTGLGLWLTYVIMKNYNGELTVESEMGKGSRFTLSFPAAVKG, from the coding sequence ATGAGAATCATAAACGTCTTTGAAAGATTGCGCCTGCAATCAAAATTCATTCTCATCACCACATTGGCTATCATACTCCTGATGGGTATTCTCGGCTATGTTTCCGTGGAACATGATAGGGCACTTCTGTATCGCGAGGTCGAACGGCAAAGTAAACAGCTCGGAGAGACTCTCGCCATTCCCATTCTGAACGACCTCATCTACGAACGGCTCGGACTGGTCGAGGAGGGCGGGCTCCGCGACAACTACATCATGGAGATATTTAACCGCCACGACCTGGATATTCTGTATCTGGTGGTCATCGACAAGGACGGCAGGGTCATATCCCACAATGACATCACGGAATACGGGAAGATCTATTCCGATCCTCTCACGGAAAAGGCGTTTTCATCGGAAAACACCATCATCCAGCGATTTGCAAGCAAGGGACACGCGGCACTTGACATCGGGGTCCCCCTATCGATCGGCAAAAAACGGTGGGGTACGCTCAAGATCGGCGTTTCGCTTGAAGAGGTCGAAAACAAGGTCATTGCCACGATACACGAGATCGTCCTGCTGACCCTGGTTCTTGTGGCTATCGGATTTTCCCTCATCCTGCTGCTCACCAGAGGATTCATCAATCCCATCACGCAGCTCGCGCGCACCATGGAGCAGACCGGCTGCGAAAATCTGGACGTCAAAGTCAACGTCAAGGGCCATGACGAACTGGCCATGCTGGGTGAGCGCTTCAACAGCATGATCGAGCGCCTTCAGCAGGCCAGAGAAGAACTCATGAAAACCGATGAAAAATTGATCCAGTCCGCGAAACTTGCATCCATAGGCACTCTCGCCTCAGGCGTGGCCCATGAGATTAATAATCCTCTCGCAGGTCTTTTCAACTGTGTCGAAATGCTTAAACAGAACGATGGCAATCCTGAATTGCGGGAGCGGTACCTCGGTCTCATAAAAGAAGGCCTTGACAGGATAGAAATAACGGTGAGCAAGCTGCTCTGGATGCCCCGGAAGTCCGAGCATGCGCTGAGGGACGTTAATGTCCTGGATGCCGTGGACAGCATCTATCCGTTTCTGGAATTTAAATTGCAAAAAGACAACGTCAAATTCGTCAATGAAATACCGCATGACCTTCAGGTAACCGTGGATCTCCACGATTTTCAGCAGATGATGATGAACCTCATGATCAACGCTGTTCAGGCAATGCAGAACGGAGGTCGTCTAACGGTCAGGGGGCATCAGGATGACGGCTCGATCAAGATCGATGTCCTTGACACGGGGACCGGCATAGCGCCGGAGGATGTCGGCAGCATATTCGACCCTTTTTTTACTACAAAACCGACCGGGGAAGGGACAGGCCTCGGCTTGTGGCTTACCTACGTTATTATGAAAAACTATAACGGTGAGCTCACCGTGGAAAGCGAAATGGGGAAAGGGAGCAGGTTCACCCTGAGCTTTCCCGCGGCCGTGAAAGGATGA
- the phnD gene encoding phosphate/phosphite/phosphonate ABC transporter substrate-binding protein, whose amino-acid sequence MILIKRNKRDNGFPSLLVVLLFVLLANLTPLAYAAELPLKIGVASMITPVDSVKYYQDVIDYIGEAIGRPVQMVHRRTYAEMDALLEKGEVKVAFICAGPYVKDRERFGVELLVAPIVHGKSTYHAYIIVHSESSIRSFVELKGKTFAFTDPESNTGKLYPSYLLSTMGTAPEKFFQSVRYSYSHNKSVEMVAKKMVDGAAVQSPVYDYMLKTGSPFAKQTKIIKRSPPYGNPPVVVTRNIDPVLKDKLKEAFLGMGKKSKGRAILEAMMIDGFVKVPDGSYDTVRAMEKAIVDVPITASHTKDRKTVSVGVIPCENPRIMYEQYQPLLDYLADHTPYAYELVLKRTYEDTLTALGSGEMNVALLGPLTYLEARAQYGAVCFLKPKGANGDASYRSVIIVKKGSAIRKLSELKGRSFAFSASKFTSENLFPCYLLANAGIRLDDFSRYVNYDYHDSVVKAVLRGQQDAGTVHDSIARKYSRLGIDVIAESSPIPTGPLVAGPGTPVDVIDTIKRALLALSPDDTGHRKILQKLDEDLKNGFTDATDADYGDIRARINAVPRTCGLGCHPKIQL is encoded by the coding sequence GTGATTCTCATCAAGAGGAACAAACGTGACAACGGATTTCCATCACTGCTCGTAGTTCTCCTGTTCGTCCTTCTCGCCAATCTTACGCCGCTCGCGTATGCCGCAGAGCTTCCCCTTAAGATCGGCGTGGCCTCCATGATAACTCCTGTTGATTCGGTCAAATACTACCAGGACGTGATCGACTACATCGGAGAAGCTATCGGCCGGCCCGTCCAGATGGTCCACCGAAGAACGTATGCAGAAATGGACGCACTGCTTGAAAAAGGAGAAGTCAAGGTCGCGTTCATCTGCGCCGGTCCGTATGTCAAGGACCGCGAGCGCTTCGGCGTCGAATTGCTTGTCGCGCCGATCGTCCATGGAAAGTCCACCTATCACGCCTACATCATAGTCCATAGCGAAAGCTCAATCAGGTCCTTTGTGGAACTGAAGGGCAAGACCTTCGCGTTCACAGACCCCGAATCCAATACCGGGAAACTCTATCCGTCCTACCTGCTCTCAACCATGGGTACCGCACCGGAGAAGTTTTTTCAAAGTGTTCGTTACAGCTATAGCCACAACAAGTCCGTTGAGATGGTCGCGAAAAAGATGGTGGACGGCGCCGCCGTGCAGAGTCCTGTCTATGACTACATGCTGAAAACAGGCTCACCATTCGCCAAACAGACGAAAATAATCAAACGTTCTCCTCCCTACGGTAATCCTCCTGTGGTCGTCACGCGGAACATCGACCCGGTTTTGAAAGACAAGTTGAAAGAAGCCTTTCTCGGTATGGGGAAGAAGAGCAAAGGAAGGGCGATTCTCGAGGCCATGATGATCGACGGGTTCGTGAAAGTCCCTGATGGGAGCTACGACACGGTCCGTGCAATGGAGAAAGCGATAGTCGACGTTCCCATAACGGCATCGCACACGAAGGACAGAAAAACGGTCTCTGTTGGGGTCATTCCCTGTGAAAATCCCCGCATCATGTATGAACAGTACCAGCCGCTGCTCGACTACCTCGCCGACCATACCCCCTATGCCTATGAGTTGGTGTTGAAGAGAACGTATGAAGACACGCTCACTGCCCTGGGAAGCGGCGAAATGAACGTGGCCCTGCTGGGACCGCTGACCTATCTGGAGGCGCGCGCTCAATACGGCGCTGTCTGCTTTTTGAAGCCGAAAGGAGCGAACGGCGACGCTTCCTATCGGAGTGTGATCATCGTGAAAAAGGGGTCTGCGATCAGGAAGCTCTCCGAATTAAAGGGCAGGAGTTTTGCGTTTTCCGCTTCTAAATTCACATCAGAAAACCTTTTTCCCTGCTATCTCCTGGCAAACGCGGGGATACGGCTCGACGATTTTTCCCGATACGTTAACTACGACTACCACGATTCCGTGGTGAAGGCGGTTCTGAGGGGGCAACAGGACGCGGGTACGGTCCATGACTCCATTGCACGAAAATACAGCAGGCTCGGCATCGATGTTATTGCCGAATCCTCCCCGATCCCGACAGGACCTTTGGTGGCAGGACCGGGGACACCCGTTGACGTGATAGATACTATCAAGCGGGCGCTTCTCGCCTTAAGCCCGGACGATACAGGCCACCGAAAGATACTGCAAAAGCTTGACGAAGACTTGAAGAATGGCTTTACGGACGCGACGGATGCCGACTATGGCGACATTCGAGCCAGGATAAACGCCGTGCCCCGGACCTGCGGCCTGGGGTGCCATCCAAAAATACAATTGTGA
- a CDS encoding polyprenyl synthetase family protein: MTTTLQDILREYKSDMERMEHRIHESLGTDVPLIQQVSKYILGAGGKRFRPLLLLLSARLCGCREHNAEYILGSVVEYIHTSSLLHDDVVDEAKVRRGRSSANSLWGNQASILVGDYLYSKALYHAVRIQNQRIMDVLSETTTTMSEGEVLQLTQIQNADLTEAEYFRLVECKTGVLISAACRLGAIISKAPLSQEDAITAYGKKLGLSFQITDDTLDYAADQKQLGKVLGKDLDEGKVTLPLIYLMRKADAGERDNLRNILDADAVSEDDLTYTLGLMTKYGAVDEALCVAQSLSNDAKAALAVFPDSMPRRALLALADFVVQREM, encoded by the coding sequence ATGACGACAACCCTTCAGGATATATTAAGAGAGTACAAGTCCGACATGGAGCGCATGGAACACCGGATCCATGAGAGCCTGGGCACCGACGTTCCGCTCATCCAGCAGGTCAGCAAATATATCCTCGGCGCCGGCGGAAAACGGTTCCGGCCCTTGCTGCTCCTGCTCTCGGCGCGGCTGTGCGGCTGCCGCGAACATAACGCCGAATATATACTCGGCAGCGTCGTGGAATACATTCACACCTCCTCGCTCCTGCACGATGATGTTGTTGATGAGGCCAAGGTCCGACGGGGCCGGTCTTCCGCTAACTCCCTCTGGGGGAACCAGGCCAGCATTCTCGTCGGCGACTACCTCTACTCCAAGGCGCTCTATCACGCAGTCAGGATCCAGAATCAGCGCATCATGGACGTCCTGTCCGAGACCACGACCACCATGTCCGAGGGAGAGGTCCTCCAGCTTACCCAGATCCAGAACGCGGACCTCACCGAGGCGGAATATTTCCGGCTCGTGGAATGCAAGACCGGAGTGCTCATTTCAGCCGCGTGCCGGCTCGGCGCGATCATCAGCAAGGCGCCGCTTTCGCAGGAGGACGCCATCACCGCCTACGGCAAAAAGCTCGGACTTTCGTTCCAGATCACCGACGACACCCTTGACTACGCGGCCGACCAGAAGCAGCTCGGCAAGGTCCTCGGCAAGGACCTGGATGAAGGCAAGGTCACCCTCCCCCTCATCTACCTCATGCGCAAGGCGGACGCCGGGGAGAGGGACAACCTGAGAAATATTCTGGATGCCGACGCCGTCAGCGAGGACGATCTGACGTATACGCTCGGCTTGATGACGAAATACGGCGCTGTTGATGAAGCGCTTTGCGTTGCGCAGTCGCTTTCCAATGATGCGAAAGCCGCTCTCGCCGTGTTCCCCGATTCAATGCCGCGCCGGGCTCTCCTGGCGCTTGCCGACTTCGTGGTGCAGCGGGAAATGTGA
- the amrA gene encoding AmmeMemoRadiSam system protein A: MHPLVKLAKDTIELYIREDKVLQVREEDLTPEMKEQAGVFVSLKVRGMLRGCIGTFQPTEPDVAHEVVRNAISAATCDPRFPALRVGELDTLEYSVDVLTPPERIQDADELDPRRYGVIVRSGGRRGLLLPDLEGVDTVEYQISIAMQKAGIPPGTPVELSRFEVKRYHEQ, encoded by the coding sequence ATGCATCCTCTTGTTAAACTGGCGAAGGACACCATAGAGCTTTACATCCGCGAGGACAAGGTACTTCAGGTACGTGAAGAGGATCTTACTCCGGAAATGAAAGAGCAAGCCGGGGTCTTCGTATCCCTGAAGGTCCGGGGCATGCTGCGGGGGTGCATCGGCACGTTCCAGCCGACAGAGCCCGATGTGGCGCACGAAGTGGTCCGAAATGCCATCAGTGCCGCGACCTGCGATCCCCGCTTTCCGGCATTGCGCGTTGGAGAACTGGACACCCTCGAGTATTCGGTGGACGTGCTCACGCCTCCCGAAAGGATACAGGATGCCGATGAACTCGATCCCCGCCGCTACGGGGTGATCGTGCGGTCGGGAGGCCGCCGCGGCCTGCTTCTTCCTGACCTCGAAGGCGTGGACACCGTGGAATATCAGATCAGCATCGCCATGCAGAAGGCCGGGATCCCGCCGGGAACACCGGTAGAGCTTTCACGGTTTGAAGTAAAACGGTATCATGAACAATAA
- a CDS encoding histone deacetylase — translation MSSLALIKDDRYMEHNPGDGHPESPDRLRVIHELIDREFSSLPLIPPRFASESELALVHDPFYIQTVANTEGRMHSRLDPDTGLSARSYEIARLAAGGLLQGVDTLLGTPPLPSGERAGVRGGPEFKAPHSIFAFVRPPGHHAEPDRGMGFCLFNNVAIAAEYAKEKYGLKRILIVDWDLHHGNGTQHAFNDDPGVLYFSSHQYPHYPGSGGFNEVGSGKGEGFTINAPFPPGFGDADYLTVYTNILEPVALEYMPELILVSAGFDTFVKDPLGGMKMTGEGFGALAGLIQDIARRTCDGRVLITLEGGYSPEGLRNGVRAVLQTLLGRPAPAPKDALSAGVDGVMERIVSVHKKYWKSLQ, via the coding sequence ATGTCATCCCTCGCGCTTATCAAAGACGACCGTTATATGGAGCACAACCCCGGCGACGGCCATCCCGAGAGCCCGGACCGGCTGCGCGTGATCCACGAACTCATTGACCGGGAATTCAGCAGTCTGCCGCTTATCCCTCCCCGTTTCGCATCGGAGAGCGAACTCGCCCTGGTCCACGACCCCTTCTATATTCAGACCGTAGCGAACACCGAGGGGAGAATGCACTCCCGGCTCGATCCTGATACCGGTCTTTCCGCGCGGTCTTACGAGATCGCCCGCCTTGCGGCCGGCGGCCTGCTCCAGGGAGTGGATACGTTACTCGGAACGCCCCCTCTCCCATCAGGGGAGAGGGCTGGGGTGAGGGGTGGTCCCGAATTCAAAGCTCCTCACTCGATCTTCGCCTTCGTCCGCCCCCCCGGCCACCACGCTGAGCCGGACCGCGGCATGGGTTTCTGCCTCTTCAACAATGTGGCGATCGCCGCGGAGTACGCAAAGGAGAAATATGGATTGAAAAGGATCCTGATCGTGGACTGGGACCTGCACCACGGCAACGGGACCCAGCATGCGTTCAATGACGATCCGGGTGTCCTTTATTTTTCCTCCCACCAGTATCCTCATTATCCGGGCAGCGGCGGATTCAATGAGGTCGGGAGCGGCAAGGGGGAGGGCTTCACCATAAACGCGCCTTTCCCCCCGGGGTTCGGCGACGCGGATTATCTTACCGTGTATACTAATATACTCGAACCCGTCGCGCTCGAGTATATGCCTGAACTTATCCTCGTATCCGCCGGCTTCGACACGTTCGTGAAGGACCCGCTTGGGGGGATGAAAATGACCGGGGAAGGCTTCGGCGCGCTTGCCGGACTGATACAGGATATCGCGCGCCGGACCTGCGATGGCAGGGTACTGATCACGCTCGAAGGCGGTTACAGTCCCGAAGGCCTGCGGAACGGGGTGCGAGCCGTGCTCCAGACCCTTCTCGGCAGACCCGCTCCCGCGCCAAAGGACGCCTTGTCAGCAGGCGTCGATGGCGTGATGGAGCGGATCGTCAGCGTTCATAAAAAATACTGGAAAAGCCTGCAATAA
- a CDS encoding type II secretion system F family protein, whose translation MAFFTYKAVREDGTSVIDEAVAEDAAELRQELEGRGYLILSLEKKRSSLQRGRGSSKNFLIFNQEFSTLIKAGLPILQSIELLHKRTENPGFRSTLESVIHDIKGGLALSDAMARHPAYFSPLYTSTVRAGEKSGALVDVLKRFITYQKRMISVLSKLKMSLAYPIFLVVALIAVLLLFFLYIIPNFTQMYSDQAGSLPFLTAMLVAFTSGLTRYAPFLFIGFLGAGTGIYLWQKTDKGRETIDGLKLRIPLVRSLMLQYLLAQITRTLATVLRGGIPLVQALDTTAGVISNRVMARQLAEARALVTEGVSLADAFERTKLAPDMTIRMIEVGESSGDLPQMLEDVADFYDQEVENRLSVLTTMIEPVLMLSMGLVMAVIVVALYLPIFEMGARLK comes from the coding sequence ATGGCATTTTTCACCTATAAAGCCGTTCGCGAAGATGGAACCTCGGTCATTGACGAGGCCGTGGCAGAAGATGCCGCGGAACTCCGTCAGGAGCTCGAGGGCCGGGGTTACCTGATCCTGAGCCTTGAGAAAAAACGTTCGTCACTGCAGCGCGGACGCGGAAGCTCAAAAAATTTCCTCATTTTCAACCAGGAATTCTCCACCCTCATAAAGGCGGGTCTGCCCATCCTTCAGTCGATCGAACTGCTGCACAAGCGAACGGAAAACCCGGGATTCCGGAGCACCCTCGAGAGCGTCATCCACGATATCAAGGGCGGGTTGGCGCTCTCGGACGCCATGGCCCGGCACCCGGCGTACTTCTCCCCCCTCTACACCTCCACGGTGCGGGCCGGTGAAAAAAGCGGCGCACTCGTCGACGTGCTGAAACGCTTCATTACGTATCAGAAAAGAATGATCTCCGTGCTGAGCAAGTTGAAGATGTCGCTCGCGTATCCGATCTTTCTGGTCGTCGCGCTGATAGCGGTTCTCCTGCTCTTCTTCCTCTATATCATCCCCAATTTCACCCAAATGTACAGCGACCAGGCAGGCTCGCTCCCGTTCTTGACCGCGATGCTGGTGGCGTTCACTTCGGGACTCACCCGATACGCGCCGTTTCTTTTCATCGGTTTCCTGGGAGCGGGCACGGGAATATACCTCTGGCAGAAGACGGACAAGGGCAGAGAAACGATCGACGGCCTGAAGCTCAGGATACCGCTTGTCAGGTCGCTGATGCTGCAGTACCTGCTCGCACAGATCACGCGGACCCTCGCCACAGTGCTCCGGGGCGGCATCCCGCTGGTGCAGGCCCTCGACACCACCGCCGGAGTGATCAGCAACAGGGTCATGGCCCGGCAATTGGCGGAAGCCCGGGCGCTCGTAACCGAGGGCGTGAGCCTCGCCGATGCGTTCGAGCGGACCAAACTCGCGCCGGATATGACCATACGCATGATCGAGGTGGGAGAGTCGTCCGGCGACCTTCCGCAGATGCTTGAGGACGTGGCGGATTTCTATGACCAGGAGGTCGAGAACAGGCTGTCGGTGCTCACGACCATGATCGAGCCGGTACTGATGCTGTCAATGGGGCTCGTGATGGCCGTCATCGTGGTGGCTCTTTACCTTCCGATATTCGAAATGGGGGCGCGATTGAAATGA
- the tadA gene encoding Flp pilus assembly complex ATPase component TadA: MTSSRRKRLCDIIVAKGLVTQEQINEILLRPDGREKRIGERLLDEGLITEVVLAQALAEQRDLRYADLTDYRVTPKFFETIPVELMQRYQFIPMEDADETLTVAMSDPNNIPAIDELEMILNRQIEIRVSTPSAIQAVLKISGSSEQVMHAVSEDFKFHIVKEQENGEGEEVLSIESIDKDESPIIRLMHTTIFDAIQRRASDIHIESTDKNVLIKYRIDGVLYPATEPIDIKFHSAMVSRIKVMSDLDIAERRVPQDGRFKLRTGGKTIDFRVSILPSAFGEDMCIRILDKESITAGVNTLRLESLGFDENDLRRFRKSIREPYGMVLVTGPTGSGKTTTLYAALTEINTGEDKFITIEDPVEYQLRGVVQIPVNEKKGLTFARGLRSILRHDPDKIMVGEIRDAETAQIAVQSALTGHLVFTTVHANNAFDVLGRFLNMGIEAYNFVSSLNCILAQRLVRILCPRCKKPVRLSRKELDESALDYEKYKDRNFYDAGGCKECNYTGFRGRKAITEFLDLSDHVREMILDKRPPSEIRKAALAEGMTTLRQSAITKILAGDTTLKEINRVTFIE; encoded by the coding sequence ATGACATCGTCCAGAAGAAAACGGTTATGCGATATCATCGTGGCCAAGGGGCTTGTTACCCAGGAGCAGATCAACGAGATCCTGCTCCGGCCTGACGGACGCGAGAAGCGCATCGGAGAACGTCTGCTGGACGAGGGTCTGATCACCGAAGTGGTCCTGGCCCAGGCGCTCGCGGAGCAGCGCGACCTGCGCTACGCCGACCTCACGGACTACCGCGTCACGCCGAAATTCTTTGAAACCATTCCCGTCGAATTGATGCAACGATACCAGTTCATACCGATGGAAGATGCCGACGAAACGCTTACCGTGGCCATGAGCGATCCCAATAACATCCCCGCCATCGATGAGCTCGAGATGATCCTGAACCGGCAGATCGAGATCCGCGTGAGCACACCCTCCGCCATCCAGGCCGTCCTGAAGATAAGCGGCAGCTCGGAGCAGGTCATGCACGCGGTCTCGGAGGATTTCAAGTTTCATATCGTCAAGGAACAGGAGAACGGCGAGGGAGAGGAAGTCCTGTCGATCGAGAGCATCGACAAGGACGAGAGTCCGATCATCAGGCTCATGCACACGACGATCTTCGACGCCATCCAGCGCCGGGCAAGCGACATCCACATCGAATCCACGGACAAGAATGTCCTGATCAAGTATCGCATCGACGGCGTGCTCTATCCGGCCACCGAGCCCATCGATATCAAGTTCCACAGCGCCATGGTGTCCCGTATCAAGGTCATGAGCGACCTCGATATTGCCGAGCGCCGGGTGCCGCAGGACGGCAGGTTCAAGCTCCGGACCGGCGGCAAGACGATCGACTTTCGTGTTTCGATCCTGCCCTCCGCTTTCGGAGAGGACATGTGCATCCGTATCCTGGACAAGGAATCCATCACCGCCGGGGTCAACACGCTCAGGCTCGAGAGCCTCGGGTTCGACGAGAACGACCTGCGCAGATTCCGGAAAAGCATCCGCGAGCCCTACGGCATGGTTCTCGTGACCGGACCGACCGGAAGCGGCAAGACCACCACCCTCTACGCCGCCCTGACGGAGATCAACACCGGCGAGGACAAGTTCATCACGATCGAGGACCCGGTGGAGTACCAGCTCCGGGGCGTGGTGCAGATCCCGGTGAACGAGAAAAAAGGCCTCACCTTCGCGCGCGGGCTCCGGTCGATCCTGCGGCACGACCCGGACAAGATCATGGTCGGCGAGATCCGCGACGCCGAGACAGCCCAGATCGCCGTGCAATCCGCGCTCACCGGACACCTCGTCTTCACCACGGTGCACGCGAACAATGCCTTCGACGTGCTCGGCCGCTTCCTGAACATGGGCATCGAGGCCTACAACTTCGTTTCATCGCTCAACTGCATCCTGGCGCAGCGGCTCGTGAGGATCCTCTGTCCCCGGTGCAAAAAGCCGGTCAGGCTCTCTCGTAAAGAGCTCGACGAATCGGCGCTGGACTACGAAAAATACAAGGACCGGAACTTCTATGATGCCGGCGGATGCAAGGAATGCAATTACACCGGGTTCCGGGGCAGGAAGGCCATCACGGAATTCCTCGACCTCTCCGACCACGTCAGGGAAATGATCCTCGATAAACGGCCGCCATCGGAGATCCGGAAGGCTGCCCTCGCGGAAGGCATGACCACGCTCCGCCAGTCAGCAATCACAAAAATTCTTGCAGGCGATACGACGTTGAAGGAGATCAACCGGGTTACGTTCATAGAATAG
- a CDS encoding type II secretion system GspH family protein, which translates to MTIIIIGISMGAAGKYWSNVMLREKEEELLFRGQQYRQAIDRYFYYLGKKQYPQSIDDLLKDSRSAAGKRHLRQQYKDPITGEDFEEIKHPATKRIIGVRSTSNKASLKQAEFPPDVLVPISAGTYSIPLPFIAQKTSESADFSFDNESPASDEASVASDKMKYSDWLFLSSTITSSMGGVPPGGGGIPPGGGGVPPGGGGIPPGGGGIPPGGGGFTPGGTGFPFGGGRR; encoded by the coding sequence GTGACCATCATTATCATCGGGATCAGCATGGGGGCCGCAGGCAAGTACTGGAGCAACGTGATGCTCAGGGAGAAGGAGGAAGAACTGCTTTTTCGGGGTCAACAATACCGGCAGGCCATCGATCGATATTTTTATTACCTCGGGAAAAAGCAGTATCCCCAGAGCATCGACGATCTGCTCAAGGACAGCAGGTCCGCGGCAGGCAAACGCCACCTGCGACAGCAGTACAAAGACCCGATAACCGGCGAAGATTTTGAGGAAATAAAACATCCCGCAACCAAACGCATCATCGGTGTGCGCAGTACGAGCAACAAAGCGTCTCTTAAACAGGCGGAATTCCCACCTGACGTGCTGGTTCCCATATCCGCAGGCACTTATTCAATACCGCTTCCTTTCATAGCTCAAAAAACTTCAGAGTCAGCGGATTTTTCCTTTGATAATGAGAGTCCTGCCTCAGATGAAGCGAGTGTGGCCTCAGATAAGATGAAATACAGTGACTGGTTATTTCTTTCGTCGACCATCACAAGCAGTATGGGCGGCGTTCCCCCGGGTGGCGGCGGCATTCCCCCGGGTGGTGGCGGCGTTCCCCCGGGTGGCGGCGGCATTCCCCCAGGTGGCGGCGGCATTCCCCCGGGTGGCGGCGGCTTCACTCCAGGTGGCACAGGCTTTCCTTTTGGTGGCGGCAGAAGGTAG